A window from Melopsittacus undulatus isolate bMelUnd1 chromosome Z, bMelUnd1.mat.Z, whole genome shotgun sequence encodes these proteins:
- the PIAS2 gene encoding E3 SUMO-protein ligase PIAS2 isoform X2, which translates to MADFEELRNMVSSFRVSELQVLLGFAGRNKSGRKHDLLMRALHLLKSGCSPAVQIKIKELYRRRYPRTIEGLPDSSAIRPAVFSLDSSSSVEPDLAAAGIHPLPSTSVTSQAPSSPVSPVLLRNTKSHMERLSPPIPPVHPDVQLKSLPFYDVLDVLIKPTSLVHSSIQRFQEKFFIFALTPQQVREICLSRDYMPGGRRDYTVQVQLRFCLAETSCPQEDNYPSSLCIKVNGKLFPLLGYASPPKNGIEQKRPGRPLNITSLVRLSSAVPNQISISWASEIGKNYSMSVYLVRQLTSAMLLQRLKIKGIRNPDHSRALIKEKLTADPDSEIATTSLRVSLMCPLGKMRLTIPCRAVTCTHLQCFDAALYLQMNEKKPTWICPVCDKKAAYESLILDGLFMEILNECSDVDEIKFQEDGSWCPMRPKTDAVKVSGPQCTNIDSASVVSKQCSVTVASEASKKQADVIDLTKESSSDEDDTPPKKKCVYKSGTRGSQARGFVNFKGAHVPAIYGQSAQCDNGQCCCYSSFINRLSSTIPSSTNFQYFIRSAKFGFSFAYPSRFSVLSSYVFG; encoded by the exons ATGGCGGATTTCGAGGAGCTGCgg aATATGGTATCAAGTTTTCGTGTTTCTGAACTACAAGTATTGTTGGGGTTTGCTGGACGTAATAAAAGTGGGCGGAAACATGACCTGCTGATGAGAGCACTGCACTTACTGAAGAGcggctgcagcccagcagttcagataaaaatcaaagaacTCTACAGACGTAGGTACCCAAGGACAATTGAAGGTCTTCCGGATTCATCGGCTATAAGACCTGCTGTTTTCAGTCTGGACAGCAGTTCCTCTGTCGAGCCTgacctggctgctgctggcattcACCCGCTCCCTTCTACTTCAGTCACATCTCAGGCTCCTTCCTCGCCTGTCAGTCCTGTGCTCCTTCGAAACACTAAATCCCACATGGAGCGGCTATCCCCTCCGATTCCACCTGTTCATCCCGATGTCCAGTTGAAAAGCCTACCTTTTTATGATGTGCTTGATGTGCTCATAAAACCTACAAGTCTGG tACACAGCAGTATTCAGAGGTTCCAAGAGAAGttttttatctttgctttaaCACCTCAGCAGGTCAGAGAGATCTGTCTTTCCAG GGACTACATGCCTGGGGGCAGGAGAGATTACACAGTCCAAGTTCAGCTAAG GTTTTGTCTAGCAGAGACAAGCTGCCCTCAAGAAGATAATTACCCTAGTAGTTTGTGTATTAAAGTAAATGGGAAGCTGTTTCCATTGCTG GGATATGCTTCTCCACCAAAAAACGGGATTGAACAGAAGCGACCTGGACGTCCCTTGAACATAACATCTCTAGTTAGGCTGTCATCAGCTGTGCCAAACCAGATTTCCATTTCCTGGGCATCCGAAATTGGGAAG AATTACTCCATGTCTGTGTATCTTGTCCGTCAGCTCACTTCAGCGATGCTCTTGcagagattaaaaattaaaggcaTCAGGAACCCTGATCATTCCAGAGCACTAA TTAAAGAAAAACTAACTGCAGATCCTGATAGTGAGATTGCCACCACCAGTCTGCGTGTGTCTCTGATGTGTCCT ctgggaaaaaTGAGACTGACAATCCCATGCCGGGCTGTTACTTGCACTCACCTGCAATGTTTTGATGCTGCTCTTTATCTTCAAATGAATGAGAAGAAGCCCACCTGGATCTGCCCTGTCTGTGACAAAAAGGCAGCCTATGAGAGCCTGATCTTGGATGG GCTCTTCATGGAAATTCTTAATGAATGTTCTGATGTGGATGAGATTAAATTCCAAGAAGATGGCTCTTGGTGCCCCATGAGGCCAAAGACAGATGCTGTGAAAGTCTCAGGTCCACAGTGCACTAACATAGACA gTGCCAGCGTTGTTAGCAAACAGTGTTCCGTGACAGTGGCCAGTGAGGCAAGCAAGAAGCAAGCTGATGTTATTGACTTGACAAAAGAAAGCTCTTCTGATGAGGACGATACTCCTCCCAAAAAGAAGTGTGTTTATAAGTCTGGAACACGTGGAAGCCAAGCCAGAGGGTTTGTCAATTTTAAA GGTGCTCATGTACCAGCCATCTACGGTCAGAGTGCCCAGTGTGACAACGGTCAATGCTGCTGCTATTCCTCCTTCATTAACAGACTGTCCAGTACCATTCCATCATCCACGAATTTCCAATATTTCATCAGATCTGCCAA gtttggattttctttcGCTTATCCCAGTAGATTCTCAG TACTGTCGTCCTATGTTTTTGGATAG
- the PIAS2 gene encoding E3 SUMO-protein ligase PIAS2 isoform X1, whose protein sequence is MADFEELRNMVSSFRVSELQVLLGFAGRNKSGRKHDLLMRALHLLKSGCSPAVQIKIKELYRRRYPRTIEGLPDSSAIRPAVFSLDSSSSVEPDLAAAGIHPLPSTSVTSQAPSSPVSPVLLRNTKSHMERLSPPIPPVHPDVQLKSLPFYDVLDVLIKPTSLVHSSIQRFQEKFFIFALTPQQVREICLSRDYMPGGRRDYTVQVQLRFCLAETSCPQEDNYPSSLCIKVNGKLFPLLGYASPPKNGIEQKRPGRPLNITSLVRLSSAVPNQISISWASEIGKNYSMSVYLVRQLTSAMLLQRLKIKGIRNPDHSRALIKEKLTADPDSEIATTSLRVSLMCPLGKMRLTIPCRAVTCTHLQCFDAALYLQMNEKKPTWICPVCDKKAAYESLILDGLFMEILNECSDVDEIKFQEDGSWCPMRPKTDAVKVSGPQCTNIDSASVVSKQCSVTVASEASKKQADVIDLTKESSSDEDDTPPKKKCVYKSGTRGSQARGVLMYQPSTVRVPSVTTVNAAAIPPSLTDCPVPFHHPRISNISSDLPSLDFLSLIPVDSQYCRPMFLDSLSSTLTSSTPGSIITSTSHHESSTHVSSSSRSEGGVITSVPDIISLD, encoded by the exons ATGGCGGATTTCGAGGAGCTGCgg aATATGGTATCAAGTTTTCGTGTTTCTGAACTACAAGTATTGTTGGGGTTTGCTGGACGTAATAAAAGTGGGCGGAAACATGACCTGCTGATGAGAGCACTGCACTTACTGAAGAGcggctgcagcccagcagttcagataaaaatcaaagaacTCTACAGACGTAGGTACCCAAGGACAATTGAAGGTCTTCCGGATTCATCGGCTATAAGACCTGCTGTTTTCAGTCTGGACAGCAGTTCCTCTGTCGAGCCTgacctggctgctgctggcattcACCCGCTCCCTTCTACTTCAGTCACATCTCAGGCTCCTTCCTCGCCTGTCAGTCCTGTGCTCCTTCGAAACACTAAATCCCACATGGAGCGGCTATCCCCTCCGATTCCACCTGTTCATCCCGATGTCCAGTTGAAAAGCCTACCTTTTTATGATGTGCTTGATGTGCTCATAAAACCTACAAGTCTGG tACACAGCAGTATTCAGAGGTTCCAAGAGAAGttttttatctttgctttaaCACCTCAGCAGGTCAGAGAGATCTGTCTTTCCAG GGACTACATGCCTGGGGGCAGGAGAGATTACACAGTCCAAGTTCAGCTAAG GTTTTGTCTAGCAGAGACAAGCTGCCCTCAAGAAGATAATTACCCTAGTAGTTTGTGTATTAAAGTAAATGGGAAGCTGTTTCCATTGCTG GGATATGCTTCTCCACCAAAAAACGGGATTGAACAGAAGCGACCTGGACGTCCCTTGAACATAACATCTCTAGTTAGGCTGTCATCAGCTGTGCCAAACCAGATTTCCATTTCCTGGGCATCCGAAATTGGGAAG AATTACTCCATGTCTGTGTATCTTGTCCGTCAGCTCACTTCAGCGATGCTCTTGcagagattaaaaattaaaggcaTCAGGAACCCTGATCATTCCAGAGCACTAA TTAAAGAAAAACTAACTGCAGATCCTGATAGTGAGATTGCCACCACCAGTCTGCGTGTGTCTCTGATGTGTCCT ctgggaaaaaTGAGACTGACAATCCCATGCCGGGCTGTTACTTGCACTCACCTGCAATGTTTTGATGCTGCTCTTTATCTTCAAATGAATGAGAAGAAGCCCACCTGGATCTGCCCTGTCTGTGACAAAAAGGCAGCCTATGAGAGCCTGATCTTGGATGG GCTCTTCATGGAAATTCTTAATGAATGTTCTGATGTGGATGAGATTAAATTCCAAGAAGATGGCTCTTGGTGCCCCATGAGGCCAAAGACAGATGCTGTGAAAGTCTCAGGTCCACAGTGCACTAACATAGACA gTGCCAGCGTTGTTAGCAAACAGTGTTCCGTGACAGTGGCCAGTGAGGCAAGCAAGAAGCAAGCTGATGTTATTGACTTGACAAAAGAAAGCTCTTCTGATGAGGACGATACTCCTCCCAAAAAGAAGTGTGTTTATAAGTCTGGAACACGTGGAAGCCAAGCCAGAGG GGTGCTCATGTACCAGCCATCTACGGTCAGAGTGCCCAGTGTGACAACGGTCAATGCTGCTGCTATTCCTCCTTCATTAACAGACTGTCCAGTACCATTCCATCATCCACGAATTTCCAATATTTCATCAGATCTGCCAA gtttggattttctttcGCTTATCCCAGTAGATTCTCAG TACTGTCGTCCTATGTTTTTGGATAGTCTTTCCTCAACCTTAACAAGCAGCACACCTGGCAGCATCATCACATCGACCAGTCACCATGAAAGCAGCACGCATGTTAGCTCCTCCAGCAGGAGCGAGGGAGGAGTGATAACCAGTGTTCCCGACATCATCTCACTGGATTGA